The genomic interval AATAGCATATTTATTGACCAAGCTCATCAACGGGAGAATCACACCTTCGAGCGGTGGTTGAGGACTCTAACGAGGACAAACTGTGATCAGACCAAATCGATGAGGAAGGCACTGGAGGACAAAAGACCCCATTCAAAGCCGTCATACTGGCAGAAGATTCGAGCTAGCAACATAAGTTAAAAGTATGTGGCTTGCCAGCTTGCTGATATTCatatcttgtcttgtctcaCTGTCCCGATGGTCAACCAGGATGCGTCAAGGATCACAAAGCCGCCCCCCATTACTTGGCATGTTCCAGCCAGCCAGATGTCAGAAAAGCCGGCGGCAGATGGTGAGCTGCAAAAACCCACCGTGAAGCATCGGGAGACGGTTTCAAAACCAAACGGGATCTGGGTACTGATCAGCAACGGTTACGCAAGCCGGAAGCCAAGCATTCCTTGAATCAACACGGACCAGCCATGACATCTGTGCCAGAGGCGGGGGAGACCGCAGGACGTTGTGGAATGGGCCGCCGGTTTCGAGCGCCGTCTTCCACAGCAAGCGCCGCCGAGCTGTCATCAACAAGTCGGTTTCGAAAAGTCTTTTCTCTGCTTCGGGAAGGCTGTCagaagctggtggtgttgcagcGAGACGCCGTTGGTTCCAAACGCCGCTCGTCCGTTGCGGTGGACTTTTAGCAGCTTGGCATATCACGTGAGAGGTTCCGCATTGGTGGAGATGTGTCGTGTTTGTGGAGACTGATGGCTGGTGCACTGTTTTTGTTATTTCGGGTACGAAGCCAACCCGGCCAATCTCACCGCAACATGCCGGCCGCTAATCCACTCCTGTCAGCTGTTGGAGGGCAATAATTCGATCCAAATTTCGTGTTCTTGTCGTTTGTTCTTGGAGAATTTAtgaagatatcggaggtCCAAGATATCGATGGGTTCTCGATGGTGATGCAATGCCAACCGGAATCAGGAGTTTCCAACCGCAACAGAAACTTGGAATAGCGCCCAGCTCCGGGAAGCTAGGACCAGTGGACTGACCACTCAATTGGATCGACTCTGGGACCTGCAGCAATCGCTGGTCCAATCCGGCATTGGCAGCCAAATGGCAGATCCGCGCGATATCCGGTTTCCAGTGATGGCAGCGTGCTAGGGTTTAAGTGCCTAAAGAAGACACGGACAACTGGGCCAGACCGTCTGCTGCCAACCTCTGCCAACCTCTACCAACGACCATTGGCGCTTGGCCGTCTAATTAACGAGCGACAGACCACCCTTGGCCCACGCAATGCAGCTCTTGGATCGAGTCTTGGCCTGAGTCTTGGGGTGGCTATGCACCCCCTTTATCGAGGTTTCGGGATTCCGGGGGTGTGCTTGTTTTaatctccctctctcctGAAAATCTGCCTCCATCCCTCTCTTTTTTGATCCGAAAAATCATTCCAACAAACCTCTTCCTTTTCAGTCAATCGCTCATCGActgcttcttcaccccccagGCCATTCCGCTCGTTTTGGTGGCCTTTTTCAACCACGCTATACATTTAATTTTTTATCCAAATAGACGCCCCTGAACCCGACTGTTTTCCATACGAACCACGATAGGATCCTGATATCgaattcaccaccacatcacgCCACAATGAAGACCACGACTGTTTTGTCCGCGCTCGcggctgccgctgctgtgAACGCTACCCCAACTGCCACTCTCCCTCTCAAGGCCCGCCAGACGGAGCTTGAGCCCATCACTGCCACCGGCAACGCCTTctacaagggcaaggagagaTTCTTCGTCCGCGGTATCGACTACCAGCCAGGTGGTGCTGCCGCCAATGTCGACCCTCTGGCCGATCCCAAGGTCTGCAAGCCCGACATCGAGAAGTTCAAGAAGCtcggcatcaacaccatccgtGTGTACTCGACCGACAACTCCAAGGACCACGATGAGTGCATGGAGGAGCTCGCCAAGGCCGGCATCTACGTCGTCCTTGatgccaacaaccccttgTACTCTATCAACCGTGACGACCCTCACACCTCGTACAACGCCATCTACCTCCAGAGCGTCTTCGCCACCATTGATGCCTTTGCCAAGtacaccaacaccatggcTTTCTTCTCTGGCAACGAGGTCATCCACGACCacgccaacaccaccctcactGCCCGCTACGTCAAGGCCACCGACCGTGACATGCGCCGCTACATCAAGGCTCGCAAGTACCGCAAGATCCTGGTCGGATACTCTGCCGCCGATGTGACCGAGAACCGTCTCCAGACTGCTGACTACTTCAACTGCGGTACCGATGAGGAGCGCAGCGACTTCTTCGCCTTTGTGAGTTGACCGATTTTGACCGGCCCCGAGGCCGTTACACTAACATGATGCAGAACGATTACTCTTGGTGCACTAGCAACTTCATCGAGTCCGGCTGGGACCAGAAGGTCAAGAACTTCACCGGCTATGGTCTTCCCATCTTCCTGTCCGAGTACGGCTGCAACCACAACGTCCGTGACTTTGGAGAGCTCGAGTCCCTCATGCACCCCAACATGACCAGCGTCTACTCCGGTGGTCTCATGTACGAGTACTCCGAGGAGCCCAACGAGTATGGTATCGTCAAGATTGAGGGTGGCGACAAGGGCAACGGTTTCGACCAGACTGGCAAGCGCACTGAGATGCAGCCCGAGTTCAACAACCTGGTCAAGGCCATGAAGGCTTTCCCCGCGCCCAAGGGTCTTGCCGGCGCCAGCACCGAGAATAAGGCTTCCAAGTGCCCCGAGAACAACGACCACTGGATCGTCAGCACCGTCCTTCCCGAGATTCCCGAGGAGGCCCTTCAGTACTTCGAGAACGGTGCTGGCAAGGGCCCCGGCCTTAACGGCAAGGGCTCCCAGTGGGCTGGCCACGTCGCTTCCAAGAGCCCCGAGTTCCCCGATGGAGATGCCCAGGGCAGCACTGGCGGCTCTGGCTCCGATGACAACGAGAATGCTGCTCCCCGCGGCGCTGCCTCGATCCTCTTCGTCTCCGGCCTCGTTGCTCTCGTTGCCGGTGCCATTTCCCTGTAAATAACGCCATGTTTTCTTGGGTGTtgctttgtttttttgtttttggacaTAGGATACAGTTGAAGCGCTTGTGCTCTTTTTGGATAAAAAATgggatgtttttttttttgacaagGTTCTTTTCTCTGGGTTCTTACATGAGCGCATTATGAACAGGTAATACCCGGGACATTTTGGTATCTGTTTCAGAGGCGGGTTTTTCGGTTGTACATGTTTGATAAAATACATGAATGTGGTTTAATGCTAATCGTACCTACATTACGCTTCTCGCTCGTGTCTGTTCCTGTTGTCGAGACTTCCTTCTCATTGCAGCAATCTGGGAATTGAGGAAGGGACTATCACGTGGACTTGCTCATTTCTCGTCCTACCTCTGTCGTCTTCAATTCCAGGTTTTTGGCCCAACCGACTCCCAGCCTGTCACATTGCGATTCAGCACACCTTCAAGGCCAGGACAGCCCTATCAGATCTTGTCATGGCGACACAGATGCTACTCGTCTTCGGAAGCGTGCAGCAGCTTGGGCAATTACCCCGCTGGCACCCGACTGTGGGCCTCACATAGGTATGGTTGTCCAGAAAACACTGATACAGGACACCAGCAGACGCAAACCCCTTTCTGATTTTACACTACGCGCGACACCCAAAACAGTCCTCAA from Podospora pseudoanserina strain CBS 124.78 chromosome 6, whole genome shotgun sequence carries:
- the GAS5_2 gene encoding 1,3-beta-glucanosyltransferase (EggNog:ENOG503NYHJ; COG:G; CAZy:GH72); its protein translation is MKTTTVLSALAAAAAVNATPTATLPLKARQTELEPITATGNAFYKGKERFFVRGIDYQPGGAAANVDPLADPKVCKPDIEKFKKLGINTIRVYSTDNSKDHDECMEELAKAGIYVVLDANNPLYSINRDDPHTSYNAIYLQSVFATIDAFAKYTNTMAFFSGNEVIHDHANTTLTARYVKATDRDMRRYIKARKYRKILVGYSAADVTENRLQTADYFNCGTDEERSDFFAFNDYSWCTSNFIESGWDQKVKNFTGYGLPIFLSEYGCNHNVRDFGELESLMHPNMTSVYSGGLMYEYSEEPNEYGIVKIEGGDKGNGFDQTGKRTEMQPEFNNLVKAMKAFPAPKGLAGASTENKASKCPENNDHWIVSTVLPEIPEEALQYFENGAGKGPGLNGKGSQWAGHVASKSPEFPDGDAQGSTGGSGSDDNENAAPRGAASILFVSGLVALVAGAISL